One genomic segment of Helianthus annuus cultivar XRQ/B chromosome 14, HanXRQr2.0-SUNRISE, whole genome shotgun sequence includes these proteins:
- the LOC110908446 gene encoding probable serine/threonine-protein kinase PBL28: MSFEEIKLATQNFSRENLIGGGGFGKVFKGEITHGNESTTIIAKRLDRSQGQGEHHFLMELEILFEYKHENIIGLVGYCNENDEKIIVYEHASNRSLDRCLNDVNLTWTKRLNICIDIAHGLAFLHGGASTKEMVIHRDIKSANILLNGDWKAKISDFGLSAITAINQEVISKLVGTISYVDPQYEYTGFFTEKSDIYSLGVVLFEILYGRLLVPETKDYDQQHVTRILKQILEEEKLGSIVFEGIKEQIDPESLSTFRVIVSECLYNDRKERPTAEHVSQQLEKSLEFQEDYEIWGPKLPEDYEEILKLSKSPGISHSSAKKKHLYNLFSEGILLQDGKVWFWLGSNGERNEMISARKFSYRNRSLHKWSVVSESRFKKVAEILDISNLMIKIKTRTHFLSPATVYGVHLVFKFCDFKGVSKNPMYVDLKYRKGRKTLHAYFAKWRDNEWMMLREE, encoded by the exons ATGTCATTTGAAGAAATTAAGTTGGCCACCCAAAACTTCAGTCGTGAGAATCTTATTGGAGGGGGCGGATTTGGGAAGGTATTTAAGGGAGAAATTACACATGGCAACGAAAGTACTACGATCATTGCAAAGCGTTTGGATAGGAGTCAAGGTCAGGGAGAGCATCATTTTTTGATGGAACTTGAAATTCTTTTTGAGTACAAACACGAGAATATCATTGGTCTTGTAGGCTATTGTAACGAAAACGATGAAAAAATAATTGTTTATGAGCATGCGTCTAATAGAAGTCTCGATAGGTGTTTGAACGATGTTAACCTTACATGGACTAAACGACTTAATATATGTATTGATATTGCGCACGGTCTGGCTTTTCTTCATGGAGGTGCTTCAACAAAAGAGATGGTGATACATAGAGACATTAAAAGTGCCAATATTCTGCTAAATGGTGATTGGAAGGCCAAAATTTCTGATTTTGGGTTATCTGCAATAACAGCAATTAATCAGGAAGTAATCAGCAAGCTTGTAGGCACAATTAGCTATGTTGACCCACAATATGAGTATACAGGTTTCTTCACTGAAAAATCAGACATTTACTCATTGGGAGTTGTTTTATTCGAGATCTTGTATGGGCGATTGTTAGTACCTGAGACAAAGGATTATGATCAACAACATGTAACTAGGATTCTTAAGCAAATCCTTGAAGAAGAAAAACTCGGATCAATTGTGTTTGAGGGCATAAAAGAACAAATTGACCCGGAATCGTTGTCTACATTTCGAGTGATTGTCAGCGAATGCTTATATAATGATAGAAAGGAAAGACCAACAGCAGAACACGTGTCGCAACAACTAGAGAAATCACTGGAATTCCAA GAAGACTATGAAATATGGGGGCCTAAATTGCCTGAAGACTATGAGGAAATATTAAAGTTGTCTAAATCTCCTGGAATCAGCCACTCTAGTGCAAAGAAAAAGCATCTTTACAACCTGTTCTCTGAAGGAATTCTTCTTCAAGATGGCAAAGTG TGGTTTTGGCTTGGAAGCAATGGCGAAAGAAATGAAATGATCTCAGCAAGAAAGTTTTCGTATAGAAACCGAAGTCTACATAAGTGGTCTGTTGTTTCAGAATCGAG GTTTAAGAAGGTAGCAGAGATATTAGATATTTCAAATTTGATGATCAAAATCAAGACAAGAACTCACTTTTTATCTCCGGCTACCGTTTATGGGGTTCATCTAGTCTTCAAATTTTGTGATTTTAAAGGTGTTTCTAAAAACCCAATGTATGTTGACCTAAAGTATAGAAAGGGGAGAAAAACCTTGCATGCATATTTTGCAAAATGGAGAGACAATGAGTGGATGATGTTACGTGAAGAATAA